Proteins encoded together in one Quercus lobata isolate SW786 chromosome 3, ValleyOak3.0 Primary Assembly, whole genome shotgun sequence window:
- the LOC115979929 gene encoding ribonuclease 1-like codes for MSGTKMAIFLLLSLVLVVSTESMAAPGGGSSQTVSYDELLLAFQWPTSYCNTGMNKCNHPIPLEFTVHGLWLNKNSNSVNCPTPNPRIKLYRQIRSDLRKDLEKYWPNLNSQGRREYLWEHEYEKHGYCFTEFGNHVDYFRTALAIATDIGDVKNNMLLSSEKTITRGEFYQVKDFKHVTIAGRKLTLGLRCNYARNSAIPQLHELVFCTDRNKILKDCAYNVKECDRPWKDSNGVVQSGRFKFP; via the exons atgagtggcACAAAAATGgctatctttcttcttttatcgTTGGTTTTGGTGGTTTCAACGGAAAGTATGGCAGCTCCGGGTGGCGGCAGCAGCCAAACAGTGTCATATGATGAGCTTCTGTTGGCCTTTCAATGGCCAACCTCTTACTGTAACACAGGGATGAATAAATGTAATCATCCCATCCCTCTCGAGTTCACTGTGCATGGCTTATggcttaataaaaattcaaacagTGTTAATTGCCCTACACCAAATCCCCGCATCAAGCTCTACCGACAG ataCGCAGTGATCTCCGGAAAGATTTGGAAAAATACTGGCCAAACCTAAATAGCCAAGGACGCCGGGAATATTTATGGGAACATGAATATGAAAAGCACGGCTATTGCTTTACAGAATTTGGCAATCATGTGGATTACTTTCGAACTGCTCTTGCTATTGCGACTGACATTGGAGACGTCAAGAATAATATGCTTTTAAGCTCAG AGAAAACCATTACAAGGGGTGAGTTCTATCAAGTTAAAGATTTCAAACATGTTACTATTGCCGGCAGAAAATTAACCCTAGGGCTTCGATGCAATTACGCAAGGAATAGCGCAATCCCCCAATTGCACGAGTTAGTGTTCTGTACAGACAGAAACAAGATCCTGAAGGACTGTGCTTATAATGTTAAAGAGTGTGACAGGCCATGGAAGGACAGTAATGGGGTTGTCCAGAGTGGTCGGTTCAAATTTCCTTGA